In Actinomycetes bacterium, the following proteins share a genomic window:
- a CDS encoding amino acid permease — MSPEPQAVLPLQSATQSVVRESWSYRAKCLLLGQPLVNEQLNEERLSKPLALGVLSSDCISSSAYGSEEMLIVLLPIFGIAAFTILMPLTGVILGVLLLVTLSYREVVMVYTKAGGSYVVARDNFGPTVAQVAAVALMLDYIVTVAVQSAAGTAALASAVPSLARWTVEITVGVVLLIFYGNLRGIREAGRAFAFPTYFFAGSMAVVIIVGLTRELLGQLPRNPTNEPGMVSVSSTTALLSLLGVFYLLRAFANGGSSLTGLEAISNGVGAFRSPEGPNARRTLVVMSTILGSLVLGVSWLAHYTHAMPYRKGTPTVISQVAHAALGGGPLGHAMYFVVQLATMLILYTGANTSFNGFPFLTSFVAEDSFLPRQLTKRGHRLAFSNGIIVLAATSIALLLATKAHVDKLVAFYAIGVFTGFSFAGFGMARHFHRERTGRWKGKVAINLASGTLSVLVVGIFVVTKFTEGAWLVVLLFPILTMVLIRLNREYRAEARALEAARTAPAAANFSRHIVLVLVDSLDLATIRALRYARSLKPTQLHAVHFVIDGQHAERLRQVWTETDAAEVPLELIECPDRRLIHAALTLALRAAADGTSEVTLLMPRRSYAPLLGRLLHDRTADDIAQAVSQVPNVSATIVPFNVASALQKPPEVAVAVAAGSPLPSSTRGAFLAREPVPSAPPRRDGDGITPIVELTWRQRARIQGRVRSVRVTPLSGAPALAVEVWDGTGGITVLFYGRRSIAGIAPGSKVELEGMVGEADGHLAMANPSYELLAGPPPR, encoded by the coding sequence ATGAGCCCGGAACCGCAGGCGGTCCTCCCCCTTCAAAGCGCCACCCAGTCCGTCGTCCGGGAGTCGTGGAGCTACCGGGCCAAGTGCCTGCTGCTGGGCCAGCCGCTCGTGAACGAGCAGCTGAACGAGGAGCGGCTGTCCAAGCCCCTGGCCCTCGGCGTGCTGTCCTCGGACTGCATCTCATCCTCGGCGTACGGCTCCGAGGAGATGCTCATCGTGCTGCTGCCGATCTTCGGAATCGCGGCGTTCACCATTCTGATGCCGCTCACCGGCGTGATCCTCGGCGTGCTCCTGCTGGTGACCCTGTCGTACCGCGAGGTCGTCATGGTCTACACCAAGGCCGGTGGCTCGTACGTCGTGGCGCGGGACAACTTCGGTCCTACCGTGGCCCAGGTCGCCGCGGTCGCGCTCATGCTCGACTACATCGTCACGGTGGCGGTGCAGTCCGCGGCGGGTACCGCGGCGCTGGCCTCGGCGGTTCCGTCGCTCGCCCGCTGGACCGTCGAGATCACCGTGGGCGTCGTCTTGCTCATCTTCTACGGCAACTTGCGAGGGATCCGCGAGGCCGGTCGTGCCTTCGCGTTCCCGACCTACTTCTTCGCCGGCTCGATGGCCGTGGTGATCATCGTGGGACTGACCCGCGAACTGCTCGGCCAGCTGCCCCGCAACCCGACCAACGAGCCGGGCATGGTGTCGGTCAGCAGCACGACGGCGCTGCTCTCGCTGCTCGGCGTCTTCTACCTGCTGCGCGCGTTCGCCAACGGCGGCTCGTCCCTCACCGGGTTGGAGGCGATCTCGAACGGGGTCGGCGCCTTCCGCAGCCCCGAGGGGCCGAACGCCCGCCGGACCCTCGTGGTGATGAGCACCATCCTGGGCAGCCTGGTACTCGGGGTCTCCTGGCTGGCGCACTACACGCACGCCATGCCGTACCGCAAGGGGACACCCACCGTGATCTCACAGGTGGCCCACGCCGCCCTGGGCGGCGGGCCGCTCGGCCACGCGATGTACTTCGTGGTCCAGCTGGCCACCATGCTCATCCTGTACACCGGGGCGAACACCTCGTTCAACGGCTTCCCGTTCCTCACCAGCTTCGTGGCCGAGGACTCGTTCCTGCCCCGCCAGCTCACCAAGCGCGGGCACCGGCTGGCGTTCTCCAACGGGATCATCGTGCTGGCCGCGACGTCCATCGCACTGCTGCTGGCGACCAAGGCGCACGTCGACAAGCTGGTCGCCTTCTACGCGATCGGCGTGTTCACCGGGTTCAGCTTCGCCGGCTTCGGGATGGCCAGGCACTTCCATCGGGAGCGGACCGGCCGCTGGAAGGGCAAGGTGGCGATCAACCTGGCCTCGGGCACGCTGTCGGTGCTCGTGGTGGGCATCTTCGTGGTCACCAAGTTCACCGAGGGCGCCTGGCTGGTCGTGCTGCTCTTCCCGATCCTCACCATGGTGCTGATCCGGCTGAACCGGGAGTACCGGGCCGAGGCCAGGGCGCTCGAGGCGGCCCGGACCGCGCCGGCCGCCGCCAACTTCAGCCGGCACATCGTGTTGGTGCTCGTCGACTCCCTGGACCTGGCGACCATCCGGGCCCTTCGCTACGCCCGCTCGCTCAAGCCCACCCAGCTGCACGCGGTGCACTTCGTGATCGACGGACAGCACGCCGAGCGGCTGCGCCAGGTGTGGACCGAGACCGACGCCGCCGAGGTACCCCTCGAGCTGATCGAGTGCCCCGACCGGCGGCTGATCCACGCGGCGCTCACCCTGGCGTTGCGAGCGGCCGCGGACGGCACCTCCGAGGTCACCCTGCTGATGCCGCGACGCAGCTACGCGCCGCTGCTCGGCCGGCTGCTGCATGACCGGACAGCGGACGACATCGCCCAGGCCGTCAGCCAGGTCCCCAACGTGTCCGCGACGATCGTGCCGTTCAACGTGGCCAGCGCGCTGCAGAAGCCACCGGAGGTCGCCGTCGCCGTGGCGGCGGGCTCGCCACTGCCCAGCAGCACCCGCGGTGCCTTCCTGGCCAGGGAGCCGGTGCCGTCAGCCCCGCCGCGACGCGACGGGGACGGCATCACCCCGATCGTCGAGCTGACCTGGCGGCAGCGGGCCCGGATCCAGGGCCGGGTGCGGTCGGTGCGGGTGACCCCGCTCTCCGGCGCGCCCGCTCTCGCCGTCGAGGTCTGGGACGGCACCGGCGGCATCACCGTGCTGTTCTACGGACGACGCAGCATCGCGGGGATCGCCCCGGGGTCCAAGGTGGAGCTCGAGGGGATGGTCGGCGAGGCCGACGGGCACCTGGCCATGGCCAACCCCAGCTACGAGCTGCTGGCCGGCCCACCGCCGCGCTGA
- a CDS encoding TRAM domain-containing protein, which translates to MSGTDDLAGAELTLDVGPVAHGGHCVARHDGRVVFVRHALPGERVRAVVTDGGASSRFLRADAVEVLVASPDRVAPRCPHAGPGGCGGCDFQHVSVAAQRRLKAAVVAEQLQRLAGIDRAVAVEPVTGDDDGLGWRTRERFAIDPAGRAGLRRHRSHEVLPLGSCPLCHPLVAETGVLDRTWPGVAELEVAVSVSTGEQLVLADGAPTGRGRLTERAAGRDWRVTGGGFWQVHPGAADALVGAVRSLAAPAAGERVVDLYAGVGLFAGALAEGVGPGGRVDAVESALGAVRDARRNLHDLPTVRLHHDRVDGWLRRGEVSRCDVVVLDPPRTGAKRDVVERIARLLPRAVVYVACDPAALARDVETFGRLGWQLAGLRAFDLFPMTHHVECVALLTRDGQRGGGPASSS; encoded by the coding sequence CTGAGCGGCACCGATGACCTGGCCGGAGCCGAGCTGACGCTCGACGTCGGCCCGGTCGCCCACGGCGGGCACTGCGTGGCCCGGCACGACGGCCGGGTGGTGTTCGTCCGGCACGCGCTGCCCGGTGAACGGGTGCGGGCCGTGGTCACCGATGGTGGTGCGTCCTCGCGGTTCCTGCGGGCGGACGCGGTGGAGGTGCTCGTGGCCTCTCCCGACCGGGTCGCCCCCCGGTGCCCGCACGCCGGGCCGGGCGGCTGCGGCGGCTGCGACTTCCAGCACGTCTCGGTGGCTGCCCAGCGCAGGCTCAAGGCCGCGGTCGTGGCGGAGCAGCTGCAGCGGCTGGCCGGGATCGATCGGGCCGTCGCGGTGGAGCCGGTCACCGGGGACGACGACGGGCTCGGCTGGCGGACCCGGGAGCGGTTCGCCATCGACCCCGCCGGCCGGGCCGGGCTGCGCCGGCACCGCTCGCACGAGGTGCTGCCGCTCGGCTCCTGCCCGCTGTGCCATCCGCTGGTGGCCGAGACCGGGGTGCTGGACCGAACCTGGCCGGGCGTGGCTGAGCTCGAGGTCGCCGTCTCGGTGTCGACGGGGGAGCAGCTGGTGCTCGCCGACGGAGCCCCGACCGGGCGCGGCCGGCTGACCGAGCGGGCCGCCGGCCGGGACTGGCGGGTCACCGGGGGCGGCTTCTGGCAGGTCCACCCGGGGGCGGCCGACGCCCTCGTGGGCGCGGTCCGGTCCCTGGCCGCGCCGGCCGCGGGGGAGCGCGTCGTCGACCTGTACGCCGGCGTGGGCCTGTTCGCCGGGGCGCTGGCCGAGGGCGTCGGTCCCGGCGGCCGGGTCGATGCCGTGGAGTCCGCGCTGGGTGCCGTTCGGGACGCCCGCCGCAACCTGCACGACCTGCCCACCGTGCGGCTGCACCACGACCGGGTGGACGGCTGGCTGCGGCGCGGAGAGGTCAGTCGGTGCGACGTCGTCGTCCTCGACCCGCCGCGGACCGGCGCCAAGCGGGACGTGGTCGAGCGCATCGCCCGGCTGCTCCCCCGCGCGGTCGTCTACGTGGCGTGCGACCCGGCTGCGCTGGCCCGGGACGTGGAGACGTTCGGCCGGCTGGGCTGGCAGCTGGCCGGGCTGCGGGCGTTCGACCTGTTCCCGATGACGCACCACGTCGAGTGTGTCGCGCTGCTGACGCGGGACGGTCAGCGCGGCGGTGGGCCGGCCAGCAGCTCGTAG
- a CDS encoding TrkA family potassium uptake protein has translation MHIVIMGCGRVGSTLAEALDTAGHSVSVIDADTQAFRRLSSDFGGRTVTGIGFDREVLQEAGTDRASAFAAVSSGDNSNIIAARVARETFGVENVAARIYDQRRAAVYERLGIPTVATVRWTADQIMRRLLPQGAQPEWLDSSGQIRLAQVHVDPSWIGQPLRRIERSTPARIAFVNRLGEGMLPSEDGVLQQGDVVHVLVRDDQLQAAQAKLDRPPPTEEH, from the coding sequence GTGCACATCGTGATCATGGGGTGCGGGCGGGTGGGGTCCACCCTCGCCGAGGCCCTCGACACTGCCGGGCACTCCGTGTCCGTCATCGACGCCGACACGCAGGCCTTCCGCCGGCTGTCCTCCGACTTCGGTGGCCGCACCGTGACCGGGATCGGCTTCGACCGCGAGGTGCTCCAGGAGGCCGGCACCGACCGCGCCTCCGCCTTCGCGGCCGTGAGCAGCGGCGACAACTCCAACATCATCGCGGCCCGGGTGGCCCGGGAGACCTTCGGCGTGGAGAACGTGGCCGCGCGCATCTACGACCAGCGTCGCGCCGCGGTCTACGAGCGGCTCGGGATCCCCACCGTCGCCACGGTCCGCTGGACGGCGGACCAGATCATGCGCCGCCTGCTGCCCCAGGGCGCCCAGCCCGAGTGGCTCGACTCCAGCGGGCAGATCCGGCTGGCCCAGGTGCACGTCGACCCGTCCTGGATCGGCCAGCCGCTGCGCCGCATCGAGCGCTCCACCCCGGCCAGGATCGCCTTCGTGAACCGGCTCGGCGAGGGCATGCTGCCCTCGGAGGACGGCGTGCTGCAACAGGGAGACGTGGTGCACGTGCTGGTCCGCGACGACCAGCTGCAGGCGGCCCAGGCGAAGCTCGACAGACCGCCGCCCACGGAGGAGCACTGA
- a CDS encoding TrkA family potassium uptake protein yields MRVAIAGAGKVGRSIAAELTENGHEVLLIDRDRECIRPESLPRAEWLVADACELTVLEKAGLSTCQAVIAATGDDKVNLVVALLAKTEFGVPRVVARVNHPKNEWLFNEAWGVDVAVSTPRMLSALVEEAVSVGDLVRLFTFRQGDANLVEITLPTGSPHVGDRVTDVPWPVDSALVAILRDGRVISPAPDDPLEAGDELLFVAASESEELLQQLLSPHPG; encoded by the coding sequence ATGCGGGTCGCTATCGCTGGGGCCGGCAAGGTCGGCCGCTCCATCGCCGCGGAGCTCACCGAGAACGGCCACGAGGTGCTGCTCATCGACAGGGACCGGGAGTGCATCCGCCCGGAGAGCCTGCCCCGGGCCGAGTGGCTGGTCGCCGACGCCTGCGAGCTCACCGTGCTGGAGAAGGCCGGGCTGAGCACCTGCCAGGCGGTGATCGCCGCAACCGGTGACGACAAGGTCAACCTGGTGGTGGCCCTGCTGGCCAAGACCGAGTTCGGCGTCCCGCGTGTCGTGGCCCGGGTCAACCATCCCAAGAACGAGTGGTTGTTCAACGAGGCCTGGGGCGTCGACGTCGCCGTGTCCACCCCGCGCATGCTGTCCGCGCTGGTCGAGGAGGCGGTCAGCGTCGGCGACCTAGTGCGGCTGTTCACCTTCCGCCAGGGCGACGCCAACCTGGTCGAGATCACCCTGCCGACCGGGTCGCCGCACGTCGGGGACCGGGTGACGGACGTGCCGTGGCCGGTGGACTCAGCCCTGGTGGCGATTCTGCGCGACGGTCGGGTCATCTCACCGGCGCCGGACGACCCGCTGGAGGCCGGTGACGAGCTGTTGTTCGTCGCGGCTTCGGAGTCCGAGGAGCTCCTGCAGCAGCTGCTCAGTCCGCATCCGGGATAG
- a CDS encoding DUF3159 domain-containing protein: protein MSGGVRDRMPSDEEGLLELLGGPRGLIDAGVPGAVFALAFSLTGRQLGVSLAAAVGSAAVLFVLALIQRRSVQQAVVGLLGIAVMAAFAALTGQAKNFFLPSVLKNGAYAAVYLVSVLVRWPLLGVMVGPLFGEGFAWRDDPPRMRAYSMASLVWAGMFASRLLVQLPLYLAGQVGALGAVAIPLGLPLFLPTLWITFAILRRTPPTRQQPAGEPVPPAIPDAD, encoded by the coding sequence GTGAGCGGCGGCGTGCGGGACCGGATGCCCTCCGACGAGGAGGGACTGCTCGAGCTGCTCGGCGGCCCACGCGGGCTGATCGACGCCGGCGTCCCCGGGGCGGTGTTCGCGCTGGCCTTCTCGCTGACCGGGCGACAGCTCGGGGTCTCGTTGGCCGCGGCGGTGGGGTCGGCCGCCGTGCTGTTCGTGCTCGCCCTGATCCAGCGGCGCTCGGTCCAGCAGGCCGTGGTGGGGCTGCTCGGCATCGCGGTGATGGCCGCGTTCGCGGCCCTGACCGGTCAGGCGAAGAACTTCTTCCTCCCCTCGGTGCTCAAGAACGGTGCCTACGCCGCGGTCTACCTGGTGTCGGTGCTGGTCCGCTGGCCGCTGCTGGGGGTCATGGTGGGCCCGCTGTTCGGCGAGGGGTTCGCCTGGCGCGACGACCCGCCGCGGATGCGGGCGTACTCGATGGCCAGCCTGGTGTGGGCCGGGATGTTCGCGAGCCGGCTGCTCGTCCAGCTGCCGCTGTACCTCGCCGGCCAGGTGGGCGCGCTCGGTGCCGTGGCCATCCCGCTCGGCCTGCCGTTGTTCCTGCCCACGCTGTGGATCACCTTCGCGATCCTGCGCCGGACTCCGCCGACCCGTCAGCAGCCGGCGGGGGAGCCAGTGCCGCCCGCTATCCCGGATGCGGACTGA